TAATTAAAGGTAAACTAATAGATGCTTTTAATAACGTAAATACATTACTGGGTTCTTCGTTTTTGTCAAAATAAATTGGTTTACCTGTTACGCAATCTGTAACAACAATTTTAAAAGTTTGAGGTGAAGAATGAAACGCATCGTAATCAAACGGTTCATGTTTATTAGGTAGCTCATCAAAAATAATATCCATACCAAACAAACTTTTCTTTGTAATTAAATTTCTAACACTGATATACCCAGGATAATCAATGTAATCAATGGTTACTTTTTTATTTCTACCGTATTGCTTTGAAATATATGAGGTCGCGTTACAAGCTCCTGCAGAAGCACCAATGATATACGGAATGGTAAACTCCTTCTTAATAAAGTAATCCAATATCCCTGCTGTGTAAACGCCCCTTAATCCACCACCCTCAAGTACTAGCCCAATATTATCCAAAGTCATCACATCCTCATATAACTGTTAGAGTTGATGTTTTTGTTTAGCAGTATCGTAATTACCAATATACTTAAAAATTTTACCATTTTCAAGCCAGTATGTTTGATCAAAACAACGATTTAATAAATAGCGATCATGAGATACACATAAGATAGTTCCTTCAAATTGTTCCAAAGTCTCCTCTAAAACTTCTCGAGAATCAATATCTAAATGGTTAGTTGGTTCATCTAAGATGATGAAGTTCATGTTTTGGTTCATTAGCTGTGCAAGCCTTACTCGCATTCTTTCTCCACCGCTTAACTGACTTACTTTTTTAAAAACGGAATGTCCATAAAACATAAATTTGGCTAAAATATGTCGAGCTTCTGCTTCTGTCACATGAACCTGCTCTCTGAATAAATCAATGAGTCTTCCTTCATGTTGATTTTTAAACACGTGTTGAGATAAATAACCGATTCTAACATTGCTGCCTATCTGGACCGAACCTTCATCTGGTAACATTTCATCCAAAATCATTTTTAGTAAGGTTGATTTTCCACTTCCGTTGTTCCCAATTAAAGCAATGCGATCTTGATAACGTACTGAAAAAGATAATTCTTTAAAAAGAACATTTTCATTAAAACCTTTTGTGACATTTTCAATCTTCACCACCTCTTTGCCACTTCGTTCTTTCATTTGAAGATCAAATTTCATTTTTGTATTTTCTAATTTCGGTTTTTTAATCTTTTCCATACGTTCAAGTGCTCTTTCCATGTTTTTGGCTCGCTTATACAATTTTGCATTTGGCGGGTTCGCTCGATTTGCCCATTCCCTGAGTTGTTTAATGGTTTCTTTCATTTTTTTGATTTTTTTCTGCTGTTCTTGAAATGCAGCGAATTGATTTAAAAGCCTTTTTTCCTTTTCTTCTACATAATAAGAATAATTTCCATAATACGTTTGAAGCTCTCCATCTTCTATTTCAATCATTTTCATAACGACTTCATCTAAAAAATAACGGTCATGCGATACAATGATGACTGTTCCTTGATAGGTTTTCATAAAACTTTCTAACCATTGTAATGCTTGAATATCTAAATGATTGGTAGGTTCATCTAACAATAATAATTCAGGTTTTTTTAATAATATTAGACCCAAACCAATTTTTGTTTGTTCTCCACCACTACATTTTGAAAATGGTTGATCCAACAAAGAAGTGATCCCTAAACCGTTACAGATCTTCATAAGATATGCTTCCATTTCATAACCTCCCAATTTAGTAAAAACTTCTTGCATATCCCCATATTGCTTCAATAACTTTTCTAAATTGTGTGCATCTGTTTCCATTTTTTCTTCGATAACTCTCATTTTTTTATTTAACTCGTTGATCTCTTTAAAAGCTCCACACAATACATCCCTAACGGTCTCCTCTTCATCAAAAGATGGTATTTGTTCAAGGTAACCAACTTTGGCTTCTTTTTTAATATGAATTTTGCCTTCATCACAAGGTTCAATGCCAGATATGAGTTTTAAAATGGTTGTTTTACCACTCCCATTTGTCCCTACTAAACCAATACATTCTCCTTCTTTGACTTCAAATCTTAATTTTTCAAAAATCATGTTTCCACCTAAAGTTTTACTTACATCATCAAATGCACAAACAATCATTTTAATTTCTCCTTTCGAAAATACAAAAAAACCATGAGTAAAAATCAACCCATGGTTTGAACAAACAAATTTATAATTAATCTTATACAGATAATCTAGAGTCCCTATTTTAAATATGGAAACCATATTGATAATACGAAAAAGGAACCGTTTTTATAAAAACAAAAAAGAGGGCAAATCGCCCTCCCAATGATATTA
The window above is part of the Chengkuizengella sp. SCS-71B genome. Proteins encoded here:
- the abc-f gene encoding ribosomal protection-like ABC-F family protein encodes the protein MIVCAFDDVSKTLGGNMIFEKLRFEVKEGECIGLVGTNGSGKTTILKLISGIEPCDEGKIHIKKEAKVGYLEQIPSFDEEETVRDVLCGAFKEINELNKKMRVIEEKMETDAHNLEKLLKQYGDMQEVFTKLGGYEMEAYLMKICNGLGITSLLDQPFSKCSGGEQTKIGLGLILLKKPELLLLDEPTNHLDIQALQWLESFMKTYQGTVIIVSHDRYFLDEVVMKMIEIEDGELQTYYGNYSYYVEEKEKRLLNQFAAFQEQQKKIKKMKETIKQLREWANRANPPNAKLYKRAKNMERALERMEKIKKPKLENTKMKFDLQMKERSGKEVVKIENVTKGFNENVLFKELSFSVRYQDRIALIGNNGSGKSTLLKMILDEMLPDEGSVQIGSNVRIGYLSQHVFKNQHEGRLIDLFREQVHVTEAEARHILAKFMFYGHSVFKKVSQLSGGERMRVRLAQLMNQNMNFIILDEPTNHLDIDSREVLEETLEQFEGTILCVSHDRYLLNRCFDQTYWLENGKIFKYIGNYDTAKQKHQL
- a CDS encoding patatin-like phospholipase family protein, which gives rise to MTLDNIGLVLEGGGLRGVYTAGILDYFIKKEFTIPYIIGASAGACNATSYISKQYGRNKKVTIDYIDYPGYISVRNLITKKSLFGMDIIFDELPNKHEPFDYDAFHSSPQTFKIVVTDCVTGKPIYFDKNEEPSNVFTLLKASISLPLITQIVEYGEYKLLDGGIADPIPLKKSIEDGNKRNIVILTRNKGYKKKPASFRWMLKARYHRKYKGLVNTMINRHIEYNATLQYVNHLEEKGDIFVFRPEQPLQVDRLEKDKTKLTLLYEQGIEDAKKQYDQLLNWINKNE